Proteins encoded in a region of the Prochlorococcus marinus CUG1416 genome:
- the mtnP gene encoding S-methyl-5'-thioadenosine phosphorylase has product MHKEHLLPIKNSRLGVIGGSGFYSMDNIDYLREIDIDTPYGRPSDSIKVFKLENLEIAFIPRHGITHSLNPTEIPYKANIWALRSLGVRWIIAPSAVGSLQEQIRPLDIVVPDQFIDRTKNRPASFFNDGAVAHVTMGDPFCTNLCRILGEIGEKNIPGGRQLHKGGTYLAMEGPAFSTRAESNLYRSWGCSIIGMTNHTEARLAKEAEIAYSSLSMVTDYDCWHQTHQEVSVEMVLDNLKSNTEVANKIIFEVAKVIEKERPNSKSHFALKDGLITQKENIPNITKQKLEIFIDSY; this is encoded by the coding sequence ATGCATAAAGAACATTTATTACCAATTAAGAATTCAAGATTAGGAGTAATAGGAGGGAGTGGATTTTACTCAATGGATAACATAGATTATTTAAGAGAAATAGACATAGATACTCCCTATGGTAGACCCTCTGATTCAATAAAAGTATTTAAGCTTGAAAATTTAGAAATAGCATTCATTCCTAGACATGGCATAACACATAGTTTAAATCCCACTGAAATTCCTTACAAAGCTAATATTTGGGCTCTAAGATCATTGGGAGTACGATGGATTATCGCTCCATCAGCAGTTGGTTCTCTTCAAGAACAAATTAGGCCACTAGATATAGTTGTACCTGACCAATTTATAGACAGAACTAAAAATAGGCCTGCATCATTTTTTAATGATGGAGCTGTAGCTCATGTAACGATGGGAGATCCCTTTTGTACCAATTTATGCAGAATATTGGGGGAGATCGGAGAAAAAAATATTCCTGGCGGAAGACAATTACATAAAGGAGGAACTTATTTAGCCATGGAGGGGCCAGCTTTCTCAACTCGAGCAGAATCTAATTTATATAGAAGCTGGGGCTGTTCAATAATAGGCATGACAAATCATACTGAGGCAAGATTAGCAAAAGAGGCTGAGATAGCTTACTCCTCATTATCTATGGTAACTGATTATGATTGCTGGCATCAAACCCATCAAGAAGTATCTGTAGAAATGGTTTTGGATAATCTTAAGTCAAATACTGAAGTAGCTAATAAAATAATCTTTGAAGTAGCGAAAGTAATTGAAAAAGAAAGACCGAACAGTAAGTCTCATTTTGCATTAAAGGATGGATTGATAACCCAAAAAGAAAATATCCCTAACATTACTAAGCAAAAGTTAGAGATATTTATAGATTCTTATTGA
- the selD gene encoding selenide, water dikinase SelD, whose translation MTCNHLVLIGGGHTNVLLIKKWLMSPELIPEIPVSIISRDSYLVYSAMFPSVISKSISLEESLIDIKSLANNAKISFIQEEVKDIDFNLKTIVLSNRPPVDFSKLVLNYGSETKIPREFETLLENRNAFPIKPFLRAYELIQQEDIFDSVKELPFVIVGSGLAAIEVSYALRKRWRFRHLKLLCDSTKINNKILKSLRNSNIELVDNLDSDYGKILLCTGNKSPLWIQKKLLDSDSNGRIFINHNLQLKSVSGIFAAGDCAVIDSSKRPASGIFAVKVVNTLVHNLKKEIEGRSLKKWFPQRFGLQIVNVFPSQYPKAFAIYRNFVFGPSFFIWFLKHKIDLNFIQKFRSKRLIMLNGGKNISLNDCRGCAAKIPQFVLNKSLINSNLDSLASSPEDSVQIYNNGQDRILQSVDGFPALVSDPWLNAKITTLHACSDLWACGAKLSSAQALISLPKVEREFQSYLFSQCLQGIKSTVEDQGGELMGGHTYEARSLVNKPYSLGIDISLTVQGILKSGAKPWLKSGMNDGDVLMMSRPLGVGIYFAGQMQNINMPSSSSEIMKNLVKSQQNLIDEIYFLQDQFRESLVNAATDITGYGFIGHLKEMVESSNLFRETNNLEPIKVLLDLLAFKAYPGVFDLIRRNIKSTFFESNKEIFDKIYKRNQQKRIINFLNKNSLDKETFSERISLLLDPQTCGPLLISCNPKYENSLKDKWYKVGKVVKM comes from the coding sequence ATGACTTGTAATCATCTAGTACTAATTGGAGGAGGACACACAAATGTTCTTTTAATTAAGAAATGGTTAATGAGTCCGGAATTAATACCAGAAATCCCTGTTTCAATTATATCTAGAGATTCTTATTTGGTTTATTCAGCGATGTTCCCATCTGTGATTTCAAAATCAATTTCTTTAGAAGAAAGTTTAATTGATATAAAATCTTTAGCAAACAATGCAAAAATATCTTTTATACAAGAAGAAGTAAAGGATATTGATTTTAATTTAAAGACAATTGTTTTAAGTAATAGACCCCCAGTGGATTTTTCGAAGTTGGTACTTAATTATGGAAGTGAAACAAAAATACCGAGAGAATTTGAGACCCTATTAGAGAATCGAAATGCTTTTCCAATTAAACCTTTTCTGAGAGCTTATGAATTGATACAACAGGAAGATATTTTTGATTCGGTTAAAGAACTTCCTTTCGTAATTGTTGGGAGCGGTCTTGCTGCAATTGAGGTCTCGTATGCTTTGAGAAAAAGATGGAGATTTAGACACTTAAAGCTATTATGTGATTCAACAAAAATTAATAATAAGATTCTAAAAAGTTTACGAAATTCAAATATTGAATTGGTTGACAATCTTGATTCTGATTATGGCAAGATTCTTTTATGTACTGGAAATAAATCTCCATTATGGATACAAAAAAAACTATTAGACTCTGACTCAAATGGCAGAATATTCATAAATCACAATTTGCAGTTGAAAAGTGTCTCCGGGATCTTTGCTGCAGGCGATTGCGCAGTAATAGATTCATCAAAGAGACCTGCATCTGGTATTTTTGCAGTAAAAGTGGTAAATACACTAGTCCATAACCTAAAAAAAGAGATAGAAGGTAGATCTTTAAAAAAATGGTTTCCACAAAGGTTCGGATTGCAAATAGTTAATGTATTTCCAAGCCAATATCCAAAGGCTTTTGCTATTTATCGCAATTTTGTTTTTGGTCCTTCTTTTTTTATTTGGTTTTTAAAGCATAAAATTGATCTGAACTTTATTCAAAAGTTCCGCTCAAAAAGACTAATTATGCTTAATGGTGGAAAAAATATTTCATTGAATGATTGTAGGGGATGTGCGGCGAAAATTCCTCAGTTTGTTTTGAATAAATCTTTAATAAATTCAAATTTAGATAGCTTAGCTTCATCCCCTGAGGATTCAGTTCAGATCTATAACAATGGTCAAGATCGTATCTTACAAAGTGTAGATGGATTTCCTGCTTTGGTAAGTGATCCTTGGCTCAATGCAAAAATTACTACTTTGCATGCATGCTCAGATTTGTGGGCCTGTGGCGCAAAACTGTCATCTGCGCAGGCTTTGATATCATTGCCAAAAGTTGAAAGAGAATTTCAGAGTTACCTCTTTTCTCAATGCCTTCAGGGGATTAAGTCAACAGTTGAGGATCAAGGAGGTGAACTAATGGGAGGCCATACTTACGAGGCAAGAAGTTTAGTAAATAAACCTTATTCACTAGGAATAGATATTTCATTAACTGTTCAGGGGATCTTGAAAAGTGGAGCAAAACCATGGTTGAAATCTGGAATGAATGATGGAGATGTCCTTATGATGTCTAGACCACTGGGAGTTGGGATTTACTTCGCGGGGCAAATGCAAAATATTAATATGCCAAGTAGTTCTTCTGAAATAATGAAGAATTTAGTCAAGAGTCAGCAAAATTTGATCGATGAGATTTATTTTCTTCAAGATCAATTTAGAGAATCATTAGTCAATGCTGCTACTGATATTACTGGATATGGATTTATTGGACATCTTAAAGAGATGGTTGAATCATCTAACTTGTTTAGGGAAACAAATAATCTAGAGCCTATAAAAGTTTTATTAGATTTATTGGCATTTAAAGCCTATCCTGGAGTTTTTGATTTAATAAGAAGAAATATTAAAAGTACTTTTTTTGAATCAAATAAAGAAATTTTTGACAAAATTTACAAAAGAAATCAGCAAAAAAGGATAATTAATTTTTTAAATAAAAATTCATTAGATAAAGAGACCTTTAGCGAAAGAATTTCATTACTATTAGATCCCCAAACATGTGGCCCCTTGTTGATTAGTTGCAACCCTAAATATGAAAATTCTTTAAAAGATAAATGGTATAAGGTTGGAAAAGTTGTAAAAATGTAA
- a CDS encoding CCA tRNA nucleotidyltransferase, translating into MNDISNYIQGELIKTPFNLYNLITKYIASNNNTKVAFVGGYLRDLLISKFHKESFSKPVDIDLVIEGSSISLAKFIKKNIVNVDLCLIKEFNLYNTVEININDYKIDIASARKEIYSAPGLNPTVTKSTIEEDLKRRDFTINSIAFEVSNRKIYDLYGGISDIKSKKLNLLHNKSISDDPSRLIRCAKYASRLDFNISNNSLKQSQETVRQWPWKSSETHQKMIFPPALGIRIRMELAEIYKHDNLNNVISIIHQWGIISILNENIQVDKRFFRGLNWIKKLNGSYILFLLKDADDLEKACQRFLINNSEKKILEDYTNIKKIFKTKQDKYIHYSPSSWTEFIEKRNLNDETVKLLICDGGVFWRNLFKWLFTYKYIKSEKDGEILKKEGWEPGKEMGKEIKRLRYLEIDKLNRN; encoded by the coding sequence ATGAACGATATCTCTAATTACATCCAAGGTGAATTAATCAAAACTCCATTTAATTTATATAACCTAATTACTAAATACATAGCATCTAATAACAATACTAAAGTAGCTTTTGTTGGTGGTTATTTAAGAGATTTATTAATTAGTAAATTCCACAAAGAATCTTTTTCTAAGCCTGTAGATATAGATCTTGTTATAGAAGGCTCCTCTATTTCTCTGGCAAAATTTATAAAAAAAAATATTGTAAATGTAGATTTATGTTTAATCAAGGAATTTAATTTATACAACACAGTAGAAATAAATATTAATGACTATAAAATTGATATTGCTTCTGCAAGAAAAGAGATTTATTCTGCTCCAGGCTTAAATCCCACAGTAACTAAAAGTACTATTGAGGAGGATCTTAAAAGGAGAGATTTCACTATAAATTCAATAGCCTTCGAGGTCTCGAACAGGAAAATCTATGATCTTTATGGAGGAATTTCTGATATAAAAAGCAAAAAATTGAACCTACTTCACAATAAAAGTATTTCAGATGATCCTAGTAGATTAATTAGATGTGCAAAATATGCTTCAAGGTTAGATTTCAATATTTCAAATAATTCTCTTAAACAATCTCAAGAAACAGTTAGACAATGGCCTTGGAAAAGTTCAGAAACTCATCAGAAAATGATTTTCCCTCCTGCACTTGGCATACGAATAAGGATGGAACTAGCTGAAATATACAAACACGATAACTTGAATAATGTAATTTCGATAATTCATCAATGGGGAATTATCTCAATATTAAATGAAAATATTCAAGTCGATAAGAGGTTTTTCAGGGGACTAAATTGGATCAAAAAGTTGAATGGAAGTTATATTCTATTCTTGTTAAAAGATGCAGACGATTTAGAGAAAGCATGTCAAAGATTTTTGATCAATAATAGTGAGAAGAAAATATTAGAAGATTATACAAATATAAAAAAGATATTCAAAACCAAGCAAGATAAATACATACATTATTCTCCGTCAAGTTGGACAGAATTTATTGAGAAGAGAAACCTTAATGACGAAACAGTCAAATTATTAATTTGTGATGGGGGTGTATTTTGGCGAAACTTATTTAAGTGGCTATTTACTTACAAATACATAAAATCTGAAAAAGATGGAGAGATATTAAAAAAAGAAGGGTGGGAACCAGGGAAAGAAATGGGAAAGGAAATCAAAAGATTAAGATATTTGGAAATTGACAAGTTAAATAGAAATTAA